In Rhodothermales bacterium, the genomic stretch TTCGAGACGATCCGACGGCACAATGACGTCGAGTTCCGGCGCCCGAAAGGCGACAGGCCGGGCCGGCCGAGCCACCGTCAAACCCGGTATCACGTCGGCCAATTGCGCCTGCACCAGCTCGCCCAGCCGTTCCTTCGAGATGTTCGGGGCGTAGACCGGGATGCGGTACATTTCGTTCAGCAGGCTGTTGGCAGCATGTGGAGGGGAGCAGGCGGCTCTTCGTCCGCCCGCTCCCCGAAGAATCGGTACGCTTCCAACCTGCAATCGATTCACGCCTGCGCGTCGAGTCGTTCGAGGGCTTCGATGTTCGTGCGCACGTTTTCGGCGGAAGCGTTGAGCATGTGCTGTTCGGCGGCGCTCAGAGGCACTTCGATCACCTGCTGCACCCCGCCGGCGCCGAGGCGAACCGGGACGCCGATAAACAGATCCTTCAACCCGTATTCGCCATTCACCATCGCGGCGCAGGGTAATACACGGCCGGAATCCTTCACGATCGCCTCCGCCATTTCGGCGGCCGCGGCGCCCGGTGCATACCAGGCGGACGTGCCCATCAGCTTGACGAGTTCGCCGCCGCCGAACTTTGTGCGCTCGACGATGGCGTCGATTTTTTCGGGCGCCAGGAGTTCGGGAAGCGGGATGCCGGCGACGGTCGTAAACCGCGGCAACGGCACCATGGTGTCGCCATGGCCGCCCATGAGGAGCGCCTGGATATCGCGTACGGAGCAGCCGAGCTCGGCGGCGATAAAGGCGCGATAACGGGCCGTATCCAATACGCCGGCCATGCCGATGACACGGTCGCTCGCGTAGCCGCTCTTTTTGTAGGCGACGTAGGTCATCACGTCGAGCGGGTTCGAAACGACGATCAGGATCGCGTTCGGGCTGTGCGCGGCGAGCTGCTCGGTGACCGAACGCACGATCCGGGCGTTGATCGCGAGGAGGTCGTCGCGGCTCATCCCCGGTTTGCGAGGCGAGCCGGCGGTGACGATGGCGATGTCGGTGCCGGCGGTGTCCCGGTAATCGTTTGTCCCGATCACCCGCGTGTCGAACAGGTGGATCGGAGCGGACTGCTGGATGTCAAGCGCTTTGCCCTGCGGGAGGCCCTCGACGATGTCGATGAGGACAACTTCATCTACCATATCCTTGCGGGCAACGCAGTCAGCGGCGGTGGCGCCTACGTTGCCTGCGCCTATCACGGTAATTTTCATGGTCGTTGTTGGGATGGATGTACCGGGGAGCCGGGCGCGCCGGAAGACAAAGCGCTTTTTCAGCAGCAGATCGACGGGAATTGGCCGGGCGATCGCGCTTGAGTCGTGGCCATTCTACTGTTTGCCGGATCAAATACCCCGGGCCGTTGTGCCAATATTTATAGAAAAAAATGAGTAGGTACCCATGAAGTTGATCGTCATGCGCCACGGCCGCGCGGAATCTCCGATACAAGGCCGGCCCGATCATGAACGCGCCCTCACGCCGCGTGGTGTCGAATGGCTTCAGAGCCAGGGTATCGCCATGTTGCGGGCTGGACTCAAACCGGATGTGCTCGCGTGTAGCCCATACCGCCGGGCCCGGGAGACGGCCGATCTCCTGGCCGCGGCTTTCGGGATCGCGCCGCTTGTCGTCGAGGGCTTGCGGCCCGGTGCGGACATCGAGGTATATGCGGCGCTGCTCGAGGGGATCGACACGCCGGCGACGTTGATGACCGTGCACCACCAACCGGACGTTTCGGCGGTCGTGTACGCGTTGACGGGGGCGTCCGTGCCGATGGACGAAGGCCATGCGGCCGTCATCGACGTACGACGCCTGGCCGGCATGGGCGGGCAGTTGCGGGGGCTTTACGAGGCGGAGGTCATGGCGCGCCTCGGATAACGCGCTGGCCGTTATTCGGCGTACGACTCCGCCACGGCGGCGGTCTCGTCGGTGGAGGAAACCACCGCGATGATGTCCCGATCCGTGATGCCACTCACCGTCAGCGTGACTCGGGTGCCCAGTTTCTCGTTGGATCCGATGATGACCAGGCCACGCTCGTCCGAACGGTAGCTGAAGGAACCGTGGAGCGTAACGTGGGGATCATTGAGGGCGACGGACTGGAAGGAGAAGCCAGTAAAGTCGGTCGGGTTGTTTCTGGATTCCCCCGGCTGGCCGCCGAAGGCCGCCGGCCGGATCTTCCACGCTTGCGCTTGATTGGCCACATTAATGGCATCCGAGACCAGGGCATCGGCGTTTGTTTTGCGCATGTTTTCGTCAAACATGAACAGGCCGGCCACAACGGCTGCAACGACGAGTATGAGGCTCAGGACGAGCAGAAGGAGCTGTTGCTGGCCCATGATAAGAGGGGGGGTTTGGGGGGTGTGGTCGGTTGTATAATCATTCCCTTATTCCAGTTCCCGCGCGGCCCGACTTCGCCGGCATTCCCGGGTTCAACGGTGCCGCGCGAAGGGATGGAACAGGAAGCGCCCTCGGGCTTATCTTTCCCCCGGAGCCGTACGGCTGCTCCGGTGCGTCAGCAGCAACCATCGCGATCCG encodes the following:
- the mdh gene encoding malate dehydrogenase, which translates into the protein MKITVIGAGNVGATAADCVARKDMVDEVVLIDIVEGLPQGKALDIQQSAPIHLFDTRVIGTNDYRDTAGTDIAIVTAGSPRKPGMSRDDLLAINARIVRSVTEQLAAHSPNAILIVVSNPLDVMTYVAYKKSGYASDRVIGMAGVLDTARYRAFIAAELGCSVRDIQALLMGGHGDTMVPLPRFTTVAGIPLPELLAPEKIDAIVERTKFGGGELVKLMGTSAWYAPGAAAAEMAEAIVKDSGRVLPCAAMVNGEYGLKDLFIGVPVRLGAGGVQQVIEVPLSAAEQHMLNASAENVRTNIEALERLDAQA
- a CDS encoding histidine phosphatase family protein, which gives rise to MKLIVMRHGRAESPIQGRPDHERALTPRGVEWLQSQGIAMLRAGLKPDVLACSPYRRARETADLLAAAFGIAPLVVEGLRPGADIEVYAALLEGIDTPATLMTVHHQPDVSAVVYALTGASVPMDEGHAAVIDVRRLAGMGGQLRGLYEAEVMARLG